Proteins co-encoded in one Arachis hypogaea cultivar Tifrunner chromosome 13, arahy.Tifrunner.gnm2.J5K5, whole genome shotgun sequence genomic window:
- the LOC112732833 gene encoding squamosa promoter-binding-like protein 13A isoform X2 translates to MDWNLKAPPSWDLTEVDEATLPNIETVDGSTRFGVYRTKGGEFSVDLKLGQVGNSATEPVLVTNSNKSNKDAVAAGVGVGVGVGVSNSKMVMQSPSSGSSKRARAINNGTQTVSCLVDGCNSDLSTCRDYHRRHKVCELHSKTPQVTIAGHKQRFCQQCSRFHSLEEFDEGKRSCRKRLDGHNRRRRKPQPEPITRGGSFLSSFQGSQLLPFSGSHVFPSSGVVNAGWSAGLVTSCGDVRLHSHSSQQQQQMHMVDKQDLFLGSSPTPYNNNKEGKQQLAFLQVDNHHHHHAGAASSMCLRNMFCDNTLTSSVHDSSCALSLLSSPQTTHNPGNGLNQLVPQPHTHHTHHSSLMQQSLGLSLHDSSSMESVDPVMGHSETEHCSSMYNMDSHGSHGSDPPQLFPFQWE, encoded by the exons ATGGATTGGAATTTGAAAGCACCACCGTCTTGGGATTTGACAGAAGTGGATGAGGCAACCTTACCAAACATAGAAACAGTGGATGGCTCAACCAGATTTGGTGTTTACAGAACAAAAGGAGGGGAATTCTCTGTTGACTTGAAACTTGGCCAGGTTGGGAATTCTGCAACCGAACCAGTGTTGGTGACTAATTCAAATAAGTCCAACAAAGATGCTGTTGCtgctggtgttggtgttggtgttggtgttggggTGTCCAACTCCAAAATGGTAATGCAATCACCTTCCTCAGGGTCATCAAAGAGAGCTAGAGCCATTAACAATGGGACACAGACAGTGTCATGCCTCGTTGATGGGTGCAATTCAGATCTCAGCACTTGCAGAGACTATCACAGGCGCCATAAGGTCTGTGAACTCCATTCCAAGACTCCTCAGGTCACAATTGCTGGCCACAAACAAAGGTTCTGCCAACAGTGTAGCAG GTTTCATTCACTGGAGGAGTTTGATGAAGGAAAGAGAAGCTGCAGAAAACGCTTAGATGGACACAACCGAAGGAGGAGAAAGCCACAACCAGAACCAATCACAAGAGGTGGTAGTTTTTTGTCCAGTTTCCAAG GCAGCCAGTTGCTACCCTTCTCAGGTTCGCATGTGTTCCCCTCATCTGGCGTGGTGAATGCTGGGTGGAGTGCAGGACTTGTTACATCCTGCGGAGATGTCAGGCTCCACAGCCACAGCAGCCAGCAACAGCAACAGATGCACATGGTTGATAAACAAGACCTGTTCCTTGGATCCTCACCAACACCCTACAATAACAACAAAGAAGGGAAGCAACAACTTGCATTCTTACAAGTTGATAACCATCACCACCATCATGCTGGTGCTGCTTCTTCCATGTGCCTGAGGAACATGTTCTGTGATAACACCCTAACAAGCTCGGTTCATGACTCTTCCTGTGCTCTCTCTCTTCTGTCATCACCACAGACAACACACAATCCTGGGAATGGATTGAACCAATTGGTGCCGCAGCCTCACACTCATCATACTCATCACTCTTCCCTGATGCAACAATCCTTAGGCCTCAGCCTCCACGATAGCAGCAGCATGGAGTCGGTGGACCCGGTTATGGGCCACAGTGAGACTGAACATTGTTCCTCAATGTATAATATGGATTCTCATGGATCCCATGGGAGTGATCCCCCTCAACTATTCCCCTTTCAGTGGGAATAA
- the LOC112732833 gene encoding squamosa promoter-binding-like protein 13A isoform X1, with translation MKTHNFLKSFHFTLVNSLLFFPCNLRAEKSEANNRGSGSIHLVMDWNLKAPPSWDLTEVDEATLPNIETVDGSTRFGVYRTKGGEFSVDLKLGQVGNSATEPVLVTNSNKSNKDAVAAGVGVGVGVGVSNSKMVMQSPSSGSSKRARAINNGTQTVSCLVDGCNSDLSTCRDYHRRHKVCELHSKTPQVTIAGHKQRFCQQCSRFHSLEEFDEGKRSCRKRLDGHNRRRRKPQPEPITRGGSFLSSFQGSQLLPFSGSHVFPSSGVVNAGWSAGLVTSCGDVRLHSHSSQQQQQMHMVDKQDLFLGSSPTPYNNNKEGKQQLAFLQVDNHHHHHAGAASSMCLRNMFCDNTLTSSVHDSSCALSLLSSPQTTHNPGNGLNQLVPQPHTHHTHHSSLMQQSLGLSLHDSSSMESVDPVMGHSETEHCSSMYNMDSHGSHGSDPPQLFPFQWE, from the exons ATGAAGACACACAATTTCTTGAAGTCCTTTCATTTTACTTTGGTtaactctcttctcttttttccaTGCAATTTGAGAGCAGAGAAGAGTGAAGCAAACAATAGAGGAAGTGGAAGCATTCATTTAGTTATGGATTGGAATTTGAAAGCACCACCGTCTTGGGATTTGACAGAAGTGGATGAGGCAACCTTACCAAACATAGAAACAGTGGATGGCTCAACCAGATTTGGTGTTTACAGAACAAAAGGAGGGGAATTCTCTGTTGACTTGAAACTTGGCCAGGTTGGGAATTCTGCAACCGAACCAGTGTTGGTGACTAATTCAAATAAGTCCAACAAAGATGCTGTTGCtgctggtgttggtgttggtgttggtgttggggTGTCCAACTCCAAAATGGTAATGCAATCACCTTCCTCAGGGTCATCAAAGAGAGCTAGAGCCATTAACAATGGGACACAGACAGTGTCATGCCTCGTTGATGGGTGCAATTCAGATCTCAGCACTTGCAGAGACTATCACAGGCGCCATAAGGTCTGTGAACTCCATTCCAAGACTCCTCAGGTCACAATTGCTGGCCACAAACAAAGGTTCTGCCAACAGTGTAGCAG GTTTCATTCACTGGAGGAGTTTGATGAAGGAAAGAGAAGCTGCAGAAAACGCTTAGATGGACACAACCGAAGGAGGAGAAAGCCACAACCAGAACCAATCACAAGAGGTGGTAGTTTTTTGTCCAGTTTCCAAG GCAGCCAGTTGCTACCCTTCTCAGGTTCGCATGTGTTCCCCTCATCTGGCGTGGTGAATGCTGGGTGGAGTGCAGGACTTGTTACATCCTGCGGAGATGTCAGGCTCCACAGCCACAGCAGCCAGCAACAGCAACAGATGCACATGGTTGATAAACAAGACCTGTTCCTTGGATCCTCACCAACACCCTACAATAACAACAAAGAAGGGAAGCAACAACTTGCATTCTTACAAGTTGATAACCATCACCACCATCATGCTGGTGCTGCTTCTTCCATGTGCCTGAGGAACATGTTCTGTGATAACACCCTAACAAGCTCGGTTCATGACTCTTCCTGTGCTCTCTCTCTTCTGTCATCACCACAGACAACACACAATCCTGGGAATGGATTGAACCAATTGGTGCCGCAGCCTCACACTCATCATACTCATCACTCTTCCCTGATGCAACAATCCTTAGGCCTCAGCCTCCACGATAGCAGCAGCATGGAGTCGGTGGACCCGGTTATGGGCCACAGTGAGACTGAACATTGTTCCTCAATGTATAATATGGATTCTCATGGATCCCATGGGAGTGATCCCCCTCAACTATTCCCCTTTCAGTGGGAATAA